The genomic segment aataatccTAGGAATTAAATGTGGGTTAATATTTTCTCAAATTGCACCAACCTTTTTAATTTGTTGGCACCAATCCTCAAAGTCTTCTTGAGATCTACAGAAAAAGCCCTGGGaagaaataaattaatttaaagctTAAATGTTAGAGATGGATACTGGCTTCTAACATGCTACTGTTTTCTAGCAGAATTGTGTATTTCGCAGACATATACATACTGTGTGAAGGCTTCATAAATTGAAATCACTTCTATGAAATTGCATTTGCTGGAGCTAACACCTGCTCTTGGTCTCCTGGTACTCACCACAGCGATAGAAGGGTCAATCTCGGATACATGCATTCGACATGGAGGGTGCTGACAGTGGAAACTTTCGTCTTCTACAAAACAGCAGTCACTGGGCTCCACCGCAAGCTGTGTAGTGTGAGGGTCCAGGTAGATCAGCTCATCCCCTAAAAGAGACAGCTAAACATTGCAGTGAGTGTAATAAACTTGTGGCCCTATTTCGAATGACAAAATTCCCAAGACTTAACCAAAATTCCACTTTTATGTCTAAGAAAAATGTcaaaaacagcataaaatggaTACCAGAGATTCCCCAAATTAAGCACACTAATACATCAGGGATATGTTAGAGGGTTAGTATATTTCAAGTTTCTGTTTAGAGTGATACAAACAACTGTATAAAGCTGTCTGCTCCTTCCTTTTCCACTGCATGGCTGTGTCCTACTGTAGCTTGTTACACTTCACCACAATTATATATTAGTTTTCATAATAGCTACTACCCTGTTGTTCTCTCTGTTAGCAGTAAAATAGCTTTTAGTTAAGGATTCTCTCTGGGCCATGCAAAAGTGTATCTATGATGCTCAGATGAGAAAAGCCCTTTACCTTTTTCAATAACTAAGAAGTTGAAAGATTATTTTCTCTGAAAGGCCTAAATATATCAGGGCTGAAATGTATTTAGTTAGCAGGCACCCCTGGCTAGGTACGTTGGTATGTCAACGTAAAAAGATCAAAGGGTTTGACAACTTTTCAAAGATGGTGTTCAAGAGCCTATCAAATGTACATCTAAAGATTCCTGACCATAGTATAGCAAAAGTCAAACTAAAATCCTTGGAGCTACATTTTGTATATCTACTGCCCCTTCAAGCAAGCAAACAGTTGGGGTGCACCTTTTGGATATGAATATTCATTCATATCTTTCTGCCAATTACAGTATTAATAGTACTGATAATGTGGTGGAGTTTTCATAAATGTGTGTTGCTGTTAGTGGCAGAGCACCCTTACCTACATATCCTATGAAGTAATGAGCACTGTTGGGTCGGCCACCAATAACCCCCAGGGACTGAGGTACCATAAAGCAGTGCTGTGAGGTGGGCAAAGACATCAATTAGAAGACATTTTTTTCCCAAGGAAAATATTCATAAATAGATGCATTTCTCCCTATACTGAGAATACACATTACTGCATAAGAAAGTGTACGTTTTTAATTCTCTGACTGGCTACCAAATAGGAACATTCTAAAGAAACCTAAGCTCAAGAGAaatgtacaaataactttaaaacaaaaaatacataaatctTAGGCTAGTGTTACATTTGACATTTCTCAAGTCATAGTTCACCCCCTGGGGctgatttaaaggaatactgccatgggaaaatatgttttttttcaaattgcagcagttaatagagcttccccaacagaatcctgaattgaaatacatttttcaaaaacacaaacaaattttttctatatttaattttgaaatgtcacatggggctagccatattcttcatttcccagggtaaacagtgtcatttagaaataaaaagtataccataaaaatcatgttaaAGTGTAAAACTGCACAAGTGCAATTGCCAATCACATCCAGTCAGCAATTGGCTCTGGGACATGTACACCAAGTTAGAaatatgaaagcaaacatctgatctgtggcactggtgcaatttagcacctatgtttgcaAGGTAGCCCTGAGTTGAGATCTTACGGACTTGTTtgctataatgaagtttttaagAAAACCTTTAAACATGTACCTTTAGTGTTTCAATATAGGCTTCATTGATATCACTTAGTCCCAGCCGAAGAGGTATGAGTAGCACAAGAGGCTTCCATAGGGAGCAGCTGGGGTCAGAGACGCCTGTATAGCCATTACAAAGGGCCCCAGCCTCGGAGCTCTCATTGGTTCCAGCTCTGCATAATCTgcctaaagaaaagaaaatattcttcCATGATTCATACAGCTCGTATAGCGGCCTGTCAGGGAAGAGCACATAAACAACCCTTCACTGTTTTGAGATAAAGTGCAGATCTCTCCAGCATCTGTTAAAAAGCATTAAAATTCACAATTTCACACCCAGGGGCAGAAACAGCCTTGTGTGACACTAAGCAAGACATACACAAAAGGCAAAACCCACACAATAAGGCCAGTCACACAtaggaaattttaaaaattcaagCTCTCCATTTAACAAAATTCAGAGAAGTGCCAAGTGGGCTGGAGCATTTTGTCAACCGCTAACAGCAGTGGTCAAAATGAGGGAGGTGGCAATGTCAGATGCAGCATGTAAATAGATTGCTAGCCAGTGGCATTGAGACAGAAAAACACAATATACAGCTGACAGCCAATAACTATTTGggtttcaagttttatttgaaactttttatattttggtgacaggtcccttttaaaaaCACCAAAGTCACAAATATACCAACCCTTGATTTattaacacaaataaatacaaatgaaaaggTATTGAAATCCCAATACATAGTACCAAGGTACTAAAAGTGAAGCCAGTGGTGTATTGTTTGGGGGCCGGGGTCTGTTTCCTCTTTAGTTGTGCCACTTGGTGCACTTTTCTCTTTAGGCAGTAAcaaaacagccctaaaagctcatGTGCTGCAGAAAAACACTCATGTTTGCAATAAAGTCACTTTTTAATGAGGGTTCTGGCACAAATGGCTTGGAATAACAATAATTCTGGCACAGGGGTAAAAGAAATGGCTATTTTACCTCTTTCCATTCACTTACGTATCTCATCCATCACAACTGTGTTATCCATAGCTATATGAACAGCAATAGAGCTCCACTGGTCAAAAACCGCAAGTTTCCTTCAGAGAGAAAGTACAAATGGAGAAAGATGTGACATGAGAAAATCacgcatactttttttttttttttatttaagaagtCCTTTATTCTGAGGTGAAAACTGACAAAATAAACATAAAGGATATACAAGTTAAATTGGTAACGGCAAGTAGACTTGCCATTGCCGAAAAGGGAAGGAGAGGTGGGCATATTGTAAGTTTCCCTTGCTATTTACTCAAACACTTGAAATGTGAGCTTAGGGGAAATAGGTTGAATGTGGAAAGGGATTCCGATTCATTATCTCTTCAAAGGCAATGATGGCACATTGGGTTTTGATGAGCACTTATCGTGTGTTGCGTGTTTAGGTAGCACAAAAATGTATTGCCAAAGCACCAAAACCACCAAAAATGGCTTGCATGTAAGTGCACTTTGATAATGACCTTGAAAAACATCAAAAGGGCTTATAGGTGATGCACATACAACTTAATGGGGACAGTTTTGGGTGCTTAACTGCCATGTTTTTGTGCTAGTTAGAAGCTCAGCACTTTCAGTGCCTGGAATTACCCCTGCATCACAATATACTAAGGTAAATATATGCATGTGTAATTGTTTGGGTAGCAAAAGTCAGATTTTACAACTCCCACTATTCTTTCCATACCTCAGGACCTGCGCCACTGTGTTTGGACCATACCACTGGCCAATGCATTTGCCTTCTCCAACTCCCATTTGTGCTGCACAAACAAACAAATTACAGATTTTACCTTTTAAATGCATCCACATTAAACCAAATTACAAAACAAGCAAGATACGTAGTGGAACATGGTTCGCAAAGAACATTGTCCAAAAGTTTAATGTCTTCCATGTGTTCATGTTTCCATTTTGATCTGTCTAGTGGGAAAAaaggtacagtggcttgcaaaagtattcggcccccttgaactttttcacattttgtcacattacagccacaaacatgaatcaattttattggaattccacgtgaaagaccaatacaaagtggtgtacatgtgagaagtggaacgaaaatcatacatgattccaaacattttttacaaataaataactgcaaagtggggtgtgcgtaattattcagccccctttggtctgagtgcagtcagttgcccatagacattgcctgatgagtgctaatgactaaatagagtgcacctgtgtgtaatctaatgtcagtacaaatacagctgctctgtgacggcctcagaggttgtctaagagaatattgggagcaacaacaccatgaagtccaaagaacacactagacaggtcagggataaagttattgagaaatttaaagcaggcttaggctacaaaaagatttccaaagccttgaacatcccacggagcactgttcaagcgatcattcagaaatggaaggagtatggcacaactgtaaacctaccaagacaaggccgtccccctaaactcacaggccgaacaaggagagcgctgatcagaaatgcagccaagaggccaatggtgactctggacgagctgcagagatctacagctcaggtgggggaatctgtccataggacaactattagtcgtgcactgcacaaagttggcctttattgaagagtggcaagaagaaagccactgttaacagaaaaccataagaagtcccgtttgcagtttgccacaagccatgtgggggacaaagcaaacatgtggaagaaggtgctctggtcagatgagaccaaaatggaactttttggccaaaatgcaaaacgctatgtgtggcggaaaactaacactgcacatcactctgaacacaccatccccactgtcaaatatggtggtggcagcataatgctctgggggtgcttctcttcagcagggacagggaagctggtcagagttgatgggaagatggatggagccaaatacagggcaatcttggaagaaaacctcttggagtctgcaaaagacttgagactggggcggaggttcaccttccagcaggacaacgaccctaaacataaagccagggcaacaatggaatggtttaaaacaaaacatatccatgtgttagaatggcccagtcaaagtccagatctaaatccaatggagaatctgtggcaagatctgaaaactgctgttcacaaacgctgtccatctaatctgactgagctggagctgttttgcaaagaaaaatgggcaaggatttcagtctctagatgtgcaaagctggtagagacataccctaaaagcctggcagctgtaattgcagcaaaaggtggttctacaaagtattgactcagggggctgaataattacgcacaccccactttgcagttatttatttgtaaaaaatgtttggaatcatgtatgatttttgttccacttctcacgtctacaccactttgtattggtctttcacgtggaattccaataaaattgattcatgtttgtggctgtaatgtgacaaaatgtgaaaaagttcaagggggccgaatacttttgcaagccactgtataatatTCCTTTTGTGGGGTTTTCCCTTTGTCTTGTAACAGAATGATTGGGTTAAAAAATGTGGTTATTTGTATTTAAAGTTTGAGTTTAGGGTCCTTGCTTAACTAGGACCAAATTGGCAatcagaggggctgttgtaagctGCACTAAACGCGTTATttatattgggcctgtgggggctgtttgggcctttgtgtacttcaaatgcctgggcctattttgagtctcaGTCCAGACGTATGAACAACACATATATGGGCAGCATGAGACTTTGCAACAATGGAATTGCTGTGTCCCAGTAGCCACAATTTGCTCACACCCTTTTTAGACAGGGAACATCTTCCCATATTATACCATGTGCCTCCCAACCTACCTATTTAactattattgtacaaaacatatACCCGAGATCTTTCAGCTTGATTACCTGACTTAAGTCTTACAATGAACAACAACGGTATTTCAAAAGTAATTTATGATAACAATTCTATAAATATTTGTGAATGTTGTTAAGGTAGCTAGACCCAAACTCTTCCTAAAAAGATAGTTGTCAGATTATGTGGTAATATGGTCAAATATGCATGCAACTTTAAGTCTTATTTTTAAAACTAGTTTAATATTGTTAAGTGCACACCAATAATTATTTTTAGATCTATACATACCTTCAACTTTTAATGGTAAATTGCACATGTAAAAGGTAACTTATTTTGCATGTCTATAAGTGCACTTGTTTAGCTGTCACACAAGGGAATGTATGGCAATAACCACCCTGCAAGCAGTGAACGCCTGTATGATAAACATTAGCATGTTCCATAGATATCAGTAACATTTCCTCTGCCCCTTTGATCTCTGGCAAACACTTTATTTCTGATATTCATAAGGTCATTTTGCTTCTGCAAACTAAGAAAGGGGGTCAAAGTACTTTCCTTTGGCCATTTTAAACATATAGGTGTTTcacataaattaaaaagaaatcagCTATTCCCTGTACATACATTTATGTCAGTATATATTGCCATACATAAGCCATACCCTGCTAATGTAACAATATCAGTCTGCTATGTTTGTATGCAAGGAAACTCTTACCAATTTGGTGGATGGAATAATAACTATCTTTTTTGTCCAGAAAAGCTGTAAGGATGTTCAGATATTCTCCTTGGGATTTCTGTTTGTCCCATCTCCagtctaaaaataaaacagaccAAAAAAACAGTTTGCGATGTACTAAAACAATACAATGTAAAAGTCTCTCTCAGGAAACAACAGTGTTTTTAGAGCTGTCGCACACAACATGTTTCCTTTTTTACTATTAGTAAGATTCCTTCATGTTGTTCACTAAATGTAAAGCCTGGTAGAAAAGGACTTGTGGACTGGGAATCAGAATCGGTTGCAATGCTGATTGGAATGGGTCATCATAATCCACTTTAATAAAGTAAAATTCCTTTTCTATAAACAGACAATTATCAAGACAAAAAAAGGACATACAAAATTGATTTTAAAGCTAACTTTGGGTCACAGAGTAATTCCCCAGACTGGTCTCCCTGTCTAGCAGAATAAGTGGAGCCAGTTCAATTCCTTTTCTATACTGCTGACCTATGATCCCATTTAATAAGtttgcatgtttaatttgaaactgAAGATTAGAATCCCCCTCACATAGATAAAACACATTTCTAAAATGCTTTAAAGCCAGTAATTTTACTACATCTTACCTCTTCCTATGTGTCTACAGAGCAAAGCCTGAGCAAAGATCATCTGGCCACATCGTAGCATACAGCCCCAGCCCGTGTCAGACGTGGGCCCTGTGCCCCCTGAGAAGATGGCAATACACAGAGAAGATATTCTATATTTGATTAATATTTTTAACATCCAAGGTATAATTCATTGTTTGATGGTAAATCATTAACTGTTCTATTTATGAGAATTTAAACACTATTCTTATATTATTAATTTCCTTAGCATATTAAAGATCTGTTTTAAGCCAGTGGCTCAAGGCACTTTCTGACGTTGCCATGGCCAAATGGTTTCTCGCAGACTGAATTTTTGGCAGGTTGAGATAAGTGGATCTGCTCCTTTCCACATCCTTGTGTACCTGAGCTGAAAAGTGCAGCATCCGTTTGAGTGCAGGTACATTGAGAGGATGTTAGCtggaaaaaaagtggatttgcaGGCTCACCTCTATTCCTctctgtgtacctgcactcagACGGAAATCTGTTCTTTTCAGTGCAGATACACACAGGGAAGCAGAAGGGTCCACTTCTCTCATTTTGTTCCGTCTACTCCAGTTTCTTTCCACATACGGACAAGTtaactggctcctaataaaattggCCCTAGATAGtgtgaaagtgatagggaccttagatagtaagcaaggactaatgtgaatgatgtatcatCTCTGTAAATAGCAATTCAGAACAATTTTAATAGTTCagcaaaaatgaataaatctgaACCTTAGTGCCCACAAAGAATCATGGGAAATTAGTAATTTAGCAATAATCCATAGGTGTTGTATAAGGTGTTTAATaagttgttttcttttaaagagcTGAATAGTGAAAACTGCCAGAGATTACAACCAAGGGGCTGCATTTAGTGGTTGTGTGTTTGATGTTTCTTACCTATTGCTGGAAAGTTCCTTCTGTAGGTAAACCAGagcctggaagtgatgtcattcaAGAGCTGCTCTTTCTCTGCAAGGGAAGAACATTTACTCCATTGGGTTCCACATGCCCAGGCAGCACATTTATTAAACtggaattaacttttagcatattatacatggacctttctgaacAAGTCTGTCTTCTTGGTTCAGTTTAAATAAATTCCTGTGTTGCCTATttcaaagtaacaaaaataaacttACATAGTGTTAGCCttattgttattttaatatttattgtttatctttcttttttgggccctctactattcatcttaCTTACACATTTCTAAACTGCTGCCTGGTCGATAGGGTCATTAAAGTGGTACTGACATattaagggctatgacacacggtACTACTCATTGCCAAATGCGGCtacaagaaaataccctgccatagacaatactgagaactgtctctgctaaaacacatgtagagataaTTATTGTCTATTTGGTACCCATGACAAGTAACTGGCTATAAAAGTCATTGCCCTAAGGAACGAGTCAATATTAGTAGTAGTGGTATTATTATCTTTCTGAAATTGAAGTTAACCCCAAAAACACTTTTACGTCAGATCTTTCAGAAGAAATTTGGTACTTTAAATTCAATAGTGAAGTCATGTTCTGGAACAACAGTTAAACTCCACAATTTACAGAACTATTCACAAACAGATTGTGAACCAGTTATTTTGACTTCAATTTAACTCCAATAATTTTTCCTAATAAAATTTAAGTTTACTCTGTCAGATGTCGACCGGGCAAGCTTTCTTTTTCCAtcagatcgaggaccgcatcagctcattgatgaggtccttGCTTCAATGGTTCCTATTGCCATCGTTGTAACCCAATACGCATGCCAATTCTTAtggtgtatggctaccttaacccAGCACAGGTTACTGTAAGGCTAAAGCCAAACATAGCTGTTTCTTAACCTATGGATGCAGACCCACAGGGCAGATTTCACTGTAAAACTGCATTCTATAGCATTTTCATGCTGAATCTGCTCCACAGAAATAttgcagaggggaggggaggggaggggaggagatCGGTCAGGCTGCTTCTCAGCCTAAGGGCTAGTTTGACTGTTGAGCATTATTGACTAGAACAATAAAGATTGATTATAGTTTTTTTTGCTGAGTAAACCAGTTCCAATACTATATCTGGGAAGCACTGGGTTTGAAAGTATTGAACTGGTAATAGTAAACGAGCATTCTACAAGACAATTATTTCACGGGAGTGAATTCCTCACTAGTGATTATGGTTGCACACACAGAACCGTACAGTTACCAACTAATAAAGGGATTACAGTTAAACTAACCATATTTGGATAAACAGGGCATATGAAAGAGTGTAGTCAGGTACACagattaaaatacaataaaacaatgtagcagtgtAGCAAGTACCTGTCAATGCACTGTATTTCCTTCCCAGCACCCAAACTGGCTCCGCTGTTTCAGGAAAGTCGGGAGTATCGGCAAAGCGCAGGGTATCATAAGTGAGTGTAGCTGGGAATAAAATAAGCAAGTGATAGGATGTTTTTTTAATACCAAAAACAGTTCTGCGACAATTTTAACCACCATATTGCACTCATGAAAAACTAAGGTAGTCTAGATGCCCTGGGTCATCTGTAAATGCTTTCTCAAGCAGTGCCCAACTGTCAATGCCATAGATGAAACATTTTCTATAGTTTTAATGGGAACTAGCAATAGGCAATTAAGGGTGTTTGCTTTGCTTTTCCCTGTGAGCACCACAGAGGTCACAAATGCCACAAGTATTATATGTAACTTTGTTACAAGTGAGGCTTGAATCCAAGAGGTCTGATAAGGTCTGTGAAAATTCCTCCCAAACAGAATGAACTGTGTACATGAGAGGGACTCCTGTGAATGCCATTGAAATACATGAATGGAGACCATCAGCTCTGTCAGTATTGCATTTCAATGAATAGTGAATAcctggaaaacccattatccagaaagttccaaattacagaaagcccatctcccatagactcaattttaatcaaatagttcacatttttaaaaattatttcctttttctctgtaataataaaacagtaccttgtacttgaccctaactaagataattaatgcttattagagccaaaacaatactattgggtttaaatactatttaaataattttttttgtagacttaaggtaggagatccaaattacggaaagaccccttatccggaaaaccccaggtcctgagcattctggataatggatccaatacctgtaccaccaaagaataagggtgaagacagatggacctactagtagcagctacttgtcatggctacaaaaatagataatgctgatcatttactgataattgtctctatgtgtgtttaccagagacagttctcagtattgtttatggcagggtattttttggcctttagtagccgtgacaagtagctgctactaagtagctttgtgtcttcacccaaataatgtgttttaaagtaattaaaatataatgtactgttgccctgcactggtacaattggCATGCTTGCTTAAGAAACAATactgttgtttttaaaaaaaa from the Xenopus tropicalis strain Nigerian chromosome 5, UCB_Xtro_10.0, whole genome shotgun sequence genome contains:
- the atg4b gene encoding cysteine protease ATG4B isoform X1, with amino-acid sequence MTSLIRTTRCRHPPSRKQATSTLTYDTLRFADTPDFPETAEPVWVLGRKYSALTEKEQLLNDITSRLWFTYRRNFPAIGGTGPTSDTGWGCMLRCGQMIFAQALLCRHIGRDWRWDKQKSQGEYLNILTAFLDKKDSYYSIHQIAQMGVGEGKCIGQWYGPNTVAQVLRKLAVFDQWSSIAVHIAMDNTVVMDEIRRLCRAGTNESSEAGALCNGYTGVSDPSCSLWKPLVLLIPLRLGLSDINEAYIETLKHCFMVPQSLGVIGGRPNSAHYFIGYVGDELIYLDPHTTQLAVEPSDCCFVEDESFHCQHPPCRMHVSEIDPSIAVGFFCRSQEDFEDWCQQIKKLSLSGGALPMFEVVDQLPLHLSNPDVLNLTPDSSDADRLDRFFDSEDEEFEILSL
- the atg4b gene encoding cysteine protease ATG4B isoform X2, with the protein product MLRCGQMIFAQALLCRHIGRDWRWDKQKSQGEYLNILTAFLDKKDSYYSIHQIAQMGVGEGKCIGQWYGPNTVAQVLRKLAVFDQWSSIAVHIAMDNTVVMDEIRRLCRAGTNESSEAGALCNGYTGVSDPSCSLWKPLVLLIPLRLGLSDINEAYIETLKHCFMVPQSLGVIGGRPNSAHYFIGYVGDELIYLDPHTTQLAVEPSDCCFVEDESFHCQHPPCRMHVSEIDPSIAVGFFCRSQEDFEDWCQQIKKLSLSGGALPMFEVVDQLPLHLSNPDVLNLTPDSSDADRLDRFFDSEDEEFEILSL
- the atg4b gene encoding cysteine protease ATG4B; translation: MDAATLTYDTLRFADTPDFPETAEPVWVLGRKYSALTEKEQLLNDITSRLWFTYRRNFPAIGGTGPTSDTGWGCMLRCGQMIFAQALLCRHIGRDWRWDKQKSQGEYLNILTAFLDKKDSYYSIHQIAQMGVGEGKCIGQWYGPNTVAQVLRKLAVFDQWSSIAVHIAMDNTVVMDEIRRLCRAGTNESSEAGALCNGYTGVSDPSCSLWKPLVLLIPLRLGLSDINEAYIETLKHCFMVPQSLGVIGGRPNSAHYFIGYVGDELIYLDPHTTQLAVEPSDCCFVEDESFHCQHPPCRMHVSEIDPSIAVGFFCRSQEDFEDWCQQIKKLSLSGGALPMFEVVDQLPLHLSNPDVLNLTPDSSDADRLDRFFDSEDEEFEILSL